In Hevea brasiliensis isolate MT/VB/25A 57/8 chromosome 13, ASM3005281v1, whole genome shotgun sequence, a single genomic region encodes these proteins:
- the LOC131172101 gene encoding cytochrome P450 89A2-like has protein sequence MELFIFFASLCLCLLLKPLITQLHHLLSSSSKPTNKNPNLPPGPSRISLIATFVFRGKSFFELGPIISNLRQKYGPLITVHLGSQPTIYITNNSLAHQALVQNGAVFADRPISINNLIVSNSKKIISKSPYGPTWRALRRNLTAGVLNPSQLRSFSHVRERVLNNLIDAFKHDSKGEKAVFVEEYFRHAIFSMLVLLCFGDNVEEKQIREIEAAQQRLFKNFHRFKLFIILPKLGKFLFKKQWKKLTEIVTGYDEAIVPLIRSRKKISEQEQDTSRKDQGGVFYVDTLLNFQAPEEEENLKEVEIVGLCNEFISAGTDTTMTALQWIMANVVKYPAIQAKILEEIKGGIGDDQRKFIKEDDLQKMPYIKAVVLEGLRRHPPGYAPATPHAVTEDVELGGYKVPKGTAVNFLIADMGRDPNVWENPMEFKPERFLKSSDGDNDHRQQGFDVTGSREIKMMPFGAGRRICPGYGLAMLHMEYLVANLVWHFEWKPADGEDVDLTEKFDLTISMKNPLRVHLTPRF, from the coding sequence atGGAGCTCTTCATCTTCTTTGCTTCTCTGTGCCTATGTCTTCTCCTGAAACCTCTTATCACTCAACTTCATCATCTTCTTTCTTCGTCATCAAAACCCACCAACAAGAATCCGAATCTCCCTCCTGGACCTTCCAGAATTTCCCTCATAGCCACCTTCGTTTTTCGCGGGAAATCATTCTTTGAACTTGGCCCTATCATCTCTAACCTTCGACAGAAATATGGCCCTCTCATCACTGTCCATCTTGGATCTCAACCCACCATTTACATCACCAACAACTCGCTGGCCCATCAAGCTCTTGTCCAAAACGGTGCCGTTTTTGCCGACCGCCCCATTTCTATAAACAACCTCATCGTTAGCAACTCTAAGAAAATCATTAGTAAATCTCCTTATGGACCTACTTGGCGCGCTCTTCGTAGAAATCTCACAGCAGGAGTTCTCAATCCTTCTCAGCTTAGATCTTTCTCCCATGTCAGGGAGCGAGTTCTGAACAATCTGATTGATGCCTTTAAACATGATTCTAAGGGCGAGAAAGCTGTCTTTGTGGAAGAATATTTTCGCCATGCAATCTTCTCTATGTTGGTTCTCTTGTGTTTTGGAGATAATGTTGAAGAGAAACAAATCAGAGAGATTGAAGCTGCTCAACAAAGACTTTTCAAgaatttccatcgattcaagttGTTCATTATCCTGCCAAAGTTGGGGAAGTTCTTGTTCAAAAAGCAATGGAAGAAGCTGACTGAAATCGTCACCGGTTACGACGAAGCCATTGTTCCCCTGATAAGATCAAGAAAGAAGATATCGGAGCAAGAACAAGACACTTCAAGAAAAGATCAAGGTGGTGTTTTTTACGTAGATACATTACTAAACTTTCAAGCTCCTGAAGAAGAGGAGAACCTTAAAGAAGTCGAAATTGTTGGTTTGTGCAATGAATTCATCAGCGCCGGCACCGATACAACGATGACTGCATTGCAGTGGATCATGGCTAACGTAGTGAAGTACCCAGCAATTCAAgctaagattttggaagaaataaaAGGTGGCATTGGAGATGATCAAAGGAAGTTCATCAAAGAAGATGATCTGCAAAAGATGCCTTATATAAAAGCAGTGGTTCTAGAAGGTTTGAGGCGGCACCCACCAGGGTATGCACCGGCGACACCGCATGCAGTGACAGAAGATGTAGAATTGGGTGGCTACAAAGTACCAAAAGGTACTGCAGTCAACTTCTTGATTGCTGATATGGGGAGAGACCCAAATGTTTGGGAAAATCCAATGGAGTTCAAGCCTGAGAGGTTCTTGAAAAGTAGTGATGGTGATAATGATCATCGTCAACAAGGGTTTGATGTGACTGGAAGTAGAGAGATCAAGATGATGCCATTTGGTGCAGGAAGGAGGATTTGCCCTGGTTATGGGTTGGCTATGCTTCATATGGAGTACCTTGTGGCAAATTTGGTTTGGCATTTTGAGTGGAAACCAGCTGATGGAGAAGATGTTGATTTGACTGAGAAATTCGACCTCACTATATCAATGAAGAATCCTCTGCGAGTTCATTTAACTCCTCGATTTTAA